From Candidatus Binatia bacterium:
GCTCGCCACGGCGACGCCCGATCAGGTCCAGATGCTGATGATCGATCCGAAGCGCGTCGAACTAACCGTCTTCAACGGCATCCCGCATCTCATCAAGGAGGTTATCGCCGACCCGCGCCTCGCGGCCGGCGCGCTCTTCGAGATGACGAAGGAGATGGAAGCGCGCTACGAGCGCTTCGCGAAGGCGGCGGTCCGCAAGATCGAGGAGTATAACGCGAAGTATCCCGAGGAGCGGCTCCCCTACGTCGTCATCGTCATTGACGAGCTTGCCGATCTCATGCTCGTTGCGCCTGCGAAGGTCGAGACCACGATCATGCGCCTGGCGCAGCTCGGGCGCGCGACGGGAATCCATCTCGTCGTCGCGACGCAGCGTCCGTCCGTCGACGTTATCACGGGTCTGATCAAAGCGAACGTGCCGTCGCGCATCGCGTTCGCAGTGAGCTCGCAGACCGATTCGCGCGTCATTCTCGACATGAACGGCGCGGAGCGGCTGCTCGGCCGCGGCGACATGCTCTATCTGCCGATCGACGCGCCGAAGCCGATCCGCGCGCAGGGCGCGCTGATAACGAACTCCGAGGTGAGCCGCCTCGTCGAGTTCTGGGCGCGACAATCGCGCCCGGACAACTTGCTCGACGTCGAGGTCGTTCCCGTCGGCGACGAGGAGCCGCGTCGCGACGTCGATCCGCTCTGCTACGAGGCCGCGAAGTTCATCATCGAGACGAACTACGCGTCCACGGCCGCGCTGCAGTCGCAGTTTTCGATCGGGCACCCGCGCGCCGTGCGCGTGATGAAGCAGCTCGAAGATTTCAAGGTCGTCGGGCAGCACGAAGGCACGAAGCCGCGCAAGATTCTCGTCGGCCTGCCCGAGTTGGAGCTGATGTCGTCGCGCCTCGGGCGCGATCAAGCGCAGCCCGACCTTTTTGCCGGTGCGGATTAAGGCGATCGTCGTCGCGATCGCGTCCTTCGCGGCATTCGTCGCGCTGGGGCGCTACGTCGTGCGCGCCGGCGAACCCGCCGCGCTCGTCGCGTGGGAGCGTTCGCTGACCGACCACTCGACGCTCGTCGCGTTGTGGCTCACGCGGATCTGCCGTCCTCCGGTGCTCGTGGCGCTTGCGGTCGTCGTGGTCGTCGTGGCGTGGCGCTTCCCGGCGTGGCGCGGACGCGCGATCTTCAGCATCGCGATGCTGCTCCTCTGTTGGCGCGGGGCCGATCTCTTCCAACACCTCTTCGCGCGGCCGCGCCGCCTCGACTGGGTGATGAAGCACGAGCTGTCGTTCTCGTACCCGAGTTCGCACGCTGCGATCGCGACGGGCTTCTTCGCGCTCTGGGCGTGGCTGCTATCTATGTCGCAGTTGCCGAAGACGACGCGCAACGTCGCCGCGGCCGCGCTCGTCGTCTTGGCGCTCGCCATCTGCTGGAGCCGGCTCGCGCTCGGCGCCCACTATCTGACCGATTTGATCGGCGGAGCGCTGCTCGCCGTCGCGCTGGTCTCGGCGGGCGTGGCGGCGGTGCCGAGCGCCGTCTTCGGCGGCGTTGCGGGGCGCGCGTCGGGCTCGGAAGAATAGGGCCGCTCATGGCAGCCGCCGATCCGGCGCTCGCGCAGATCGAGCGCAAGCTCGACCTCAACGTTCCGCTCTCGATGGAAGACGGTCTCGCGCTCTATCGCACGACCGACATCCACAATCTCGGCCGCCTGGCGCGGCGCGAGAAGGAACGCAAGAGCGGCAAGAAAGTCTTCTACGTTCTCAACCGCTACATCAACTCGACCAACGTTTGCTTCGCGGGGTGCACGTTCTGCTCGTTTGCGGCCGACGAGTTCAAGGAGCCCGACCGCGTCTTCCGGATGACGCCCGATCAAGTCTTCGCCAAGGCGA
This genomic window contains:
- a CDS encoding phosphatase PAP2 family protein; protein product: MRIKAIVVAIASFAAFVALGRYVVRAGEPAALVAWERSLTDHSTLVALWLTRICRPPVLVALAVVVVVVAWRFPAWRGRAIFSIAMLLLCWRGADLFQHLFARPRRLDWVMKHELSFSYPSSHAAIATGFFALWAWLLSMSQLPKTTRNVAAAALVVLALAICWSRLALGAHYLTDLIGGALLAVALVSAGVAAVPSAVFGGVAGRASGSEE